The window TGTGAGTTCTTTCTGAAAAATTTTTATGGCTTTCAAAAGATGGGGCTTGTTGGAAAAACAGATGTCCCGCCACATTTCTGCAGGAGAAGCTGCAATGCGCGTGGTATCACGAAAACCTCCCCCTGAAAATTGCTTGATCGTCTCGATGGGCAACCCTTGACTAATAACATTCATCAGAGTGGTGGCCATTACTTGCGGCAAATGGCTGGTATAAGCCAAAAGCCGGTCGTGCTCTTTGGGAGGAACAAGAATGGTCTTGGCTCCCATTTTTTGCCAAACCTGCATCACTTTTTTAAGGACAACCGGATGTGTCGTCGCCACAGGCGTGATCAAACATGACTTTCCCCGAAACAAATCGGGAATGGCCGCCATAGCTCCCGATTTTTCAGTACCGGCCAGGGGGTGAGTCCCCACAAAGAAAACATGTTTGGGAAGTTTTTTGGAAGCCTGATCAACAATGGTTTGTTTGGTTGAGCCAACATCAATGACAATGGCCCCTTTTTTTAAATGGGGAGCGATATCTTTTAAATGTCTTAAAATAGCTTGAACCGGACCTGCAAGCACTACAAGGTCGGCATCACGAACACTTGACTCAAGATTGACCCCAATGGTGTCGATGAGCTTTCTTTTTTTTGCTTGAATAAGATTAGCCTTGGAACGACCGACGCCTACAACCTGGCGCGCCAAGCGCCTGCGTTTAAGTTCCAATCCAAAAGACCCACCAATCAATCCTACACCCAAAATGGCTACTTTTTGAAACATACATCAAATCCCGTTAAGCCACGACGGCACTCTTCGGATACGAACCCAAAATTTTGAAAATGGAGCATCGTTTTTTTACCTCTTCCAGCGCTTTGGCAATGCGCTTGTCTTCGGCGTGTCCGTCCAAATCGACAAAAAACATGTATTCCCACGCCTTCTTTTTCAAGGGACGGGATTCGATTTTAGAAAGATTCACTTTAGCCTTGGCCAGAGGTCCCAAAATTTTGTAGAGCGCCCCCACTTCATCGCGGGCCACAAACAAAATAGATGTTTTATCTCCCCCTGTTTTGCCTGCAGCATGAGTCCCTATGACCAAAAAACGGGTATAGTTTTGGGTTTGATCCTGAATACTTTGCTCCAAAACGGGAAGTTGATACACGCTGGCCGCAATTTCAGAAGCGATAGCCGCAACCCCATTTTCTTCGGCCGCAAGCTTTGCGGCCATGGCCGTACTTTCCGTTTCTTTAAGAACAACATGGGGAAGATGATTGGCCAGCCAGTTGCGGCATTGAGCCAGGGCTTGGGGATGGGAATAGACCACCTTGATGGCATTTAAATCCGTTTCATGGCTTAACAAATGATGGCTTACCCTTAGCACCATTTCACCACACACCTTCAAATTTGAATTGGCAAACATATCCAGGGTATGGCTAACCACCCCTTCACTTGAATTTTCAATGGGAACCACGCCATAATCGCTGTGTCCTTTTTCAACATCTTCAAAAATGGCCTGGATACTTTTAACCGGCAACATTTGCGAAGAAGATCCAAAATATTTAACTGCCGCCATATGGGTGAACGTGGCTTCCGGCCCAAGAAAAGCCACACGCACAGGAGCTTCAACTGCCCGGGTGGCTGAAATAATTTCTCGGAAGATGGATTGAATCCCTTCAGGCTTGTAAGGACCGGGATTTGTCTGAATGAGGCGGTCAAAAATGTTTTTTTCCCTGGCCGGCACATGAATGGCCGCACCCTCTTTTCCTTTAAGCTTGCCAATGGCCAGAGCACATTCACCGCGCTTTGACAAAAGCTTCAGGATTTGATCGTCGATGGAATCAATTTTGTTGCGATACTGATCTATTTTTTCAGACATGGGCGAGAATACTAAACCATCGCTTTCAAAGCGGCAACCGGAATCTGGGAGATTAAAAATGGTCTTAGCAGAATGGTTGGTAGGCGCCGCCAATGCTTCCCATCACTCCACAGCAAGCGCTATTTTGAGGGATGAATTGAGTTCTTCCATTATTTCGGGGGAAAGTGATCCTATGAAATGGGTGAGTGATGATTTGGGAAGGCTGACCAATTCGTCACAGTGAATGGAGCTGGAATGTTTGAGCCCTTCTTCGGTGCCAATGGCCACTTGGGTTGAAAGGCCGTCATAGCGGGAATAAACAGGGGCGCAAATGCAGGTTGAAAATTGGGACCCCAATAATGTGTTTCGACTAACAATGACGAATACACGGAATTTTTTCGGGTCTTGCTTGCCCGGTTTGTAAACCCTGTAGAGATCTCCTCGTTTCATAAATCCACCTGGTAGCTAAGCGTATCTTCCGCCTCTTTGTTCAAAGCCCTGGCCTTCTTGTTGAGTATTTTTAAATCCCGACTTTCCCGAAGCGTTCGGGCCATTTGTTCCAAAAAGGCAAGAACGGCCTTTTCAATGATTTCGGACCGGGTTTCGTCCTGCCCCAGGGCCCGATCGAGTCGACTTAAAACAGAAGAAGATAGTGTGATTGATGTCTTGACTTTCATACCCCACTTATACTCCAAATGGAGTATAAATCAACAAAATTTTGCAACAACTTTTTCCTTCCCCTTCCGATAAGTTACCAAACCGGAAAAAACCATGAGCTCCATCGTCTCCCAAATACAGGCCGCTTCGCGGGATTTTTTTGTCCCCCCATTCCAAGACTGGGTGGATCATGTTACCCGTCCTGACGCCACACCCCTTGAACTTCTGCAAGCTTTTGAACATGGTCTTTATCTGGCGTTTGGTGGGCGGGAAGGGACCGAAGAAAGAAAAGAAATTTTAGGGACCTTTTCAATACGCATCGCTATAGATTTAGGCACTGAAACAAGACGGTTGGAGGCTCTCAAATCACACAAAGGCAAACCAACCCCCACTCAAATAAGGGCCTTGGTACAATTAGGCGAAAACTTACGTGAATCAGCTGAAGGAATCCTTACGCAAATTAAAGTTTATTTGTCGCAAGCCGATGTTTGGCCTCTGCAACTTAAGGAGACCCTAAGCTACATCCGCACTTTATTGATTCGCATGCGCGATCATGAACCCATGCTCGGCCAGTTGACAGAACATCCAAAATTATTAAGCCCCTTGGAATTGGATTTTCCCGAATCTCCTATCGATTCGTTTGATGAAGATGTGATTGACAATGTCCTGCTTCAAAAATACACCGCACCCCTTTTCTTTTCCTGGCGGAATTTATTTACATGGCCCCCTCCTTCCTTTCGCAGAACAAACCATGTTGAAGTGAATCTAGCCACTATGGCAGCTCTGCTTGGAGGTCTTACCTTGAGTCAGGGAGATTTATGGATTGATTTAGGAACAGGGAATGGGGACACCCTATGCCAATTGGCCCGAAAATTTTCTATGGCCTCGTTTTTAGGTTTGGATCTGGATGAGTCCTTGAGTGTTCAAGAAGAAAAAACATTGGGACGTCCCCACGGACGTAACAATCCTAGCAATGCCACATATACAGTTTTAACCCAAACTCGCGGTGTGCCTGACTCATCTTCTTTTTATCAAGGTCTGCATGATACCTCGCTTCACACAGCAGGACGGCATGGAGCTCGAGTCAGTTCTATTTTTTACCCGTGCTCGACCGATGGAGATCAATTGGCGCACAGTGCCAAAAGCATGCTGGACACCAGTCTTGATGTTTTACAACCGGGAGGCCTTGGTTTTTTGGTCACTGAAGATCTCCATGTTTTGGCTGAATCTGTGGCTCATTTGGAGGAAAAAAGAGGGAAAATCACAACCCTTGCCTATGCGCCCCGTCCTTTTCATGGAAATCAATTACGGGAAATGGGCATAAAACCCTACCGTCCCTTTGCCTCCGAAATGGGAATTCGAGCCTCTAACCGTTTTGCCCGCGCAGGAACATTTAATTGGGGATATATGATGGCTTTTCGGAGGGCGTGAGGGAAAATTCATTATTGGGCGAATACAAGATTCGCCCCTACTAACTCATTTAAATGAGCGGGAGACGGGGCTCGAACCCGCGACCTCTTCGTTGGCAACGAAGAGCTCTACCACTGAGCTACTCCCGCAAATCCGCCGAAGGCGGATCGTGACCCGCGGCACAAGGCCGCAAGCACGAAAAAAGTTTTACCCCTTTAAAATAAAGACACCAACTTGTCAAACAGATGATGTGTGCCTTTTCTCCATCCCCAAATAAACCATCCGGTCCGCCACTGAAGTTTCCTTGATAAATACCCGCACTTTGTCCCCCACGCCGAAAGACTTTCTTCTTTTCCGGCCCACAAAACGGATATGTTTTTCGTCATAAATATAAAAATCATCGCTCATGTCACGCACATGCAACAGGCCTTCCACAAAATGGGGAATCAATTCGACAAACAGGCCAAACTTGACAATCCGCCGCACTTTCCCTTCAAAGACATTGTCCACATATTTTTCCATGAACCACACACGGTACAAATCAAACATTTCGCGTTCCGCCTCCATGGCCTCGCGCTCCCTGCGCGAGGACTGTGCAGCCATACCTTCCAGATCTTCAACAGACAGAAGCTTTGCCGCTCCATGCCGCTTGATCTCCGGCTTGGAAACATGTTTGGGACTATAGGAAACAACCCCCTCTTTGGAGGAATGCAGCAAAGTCTTTAATTGCCGATGCACCAACAGATCAGGATAACGCCGGATGGGCGAGGTGAAATGGGCATAGTTTCTTAAAGCCAGCCCAAAATGCCCCTTGTTCTTGGGCGAATAAGAAGCTTGTTTCATCGAACGCAACAAAACCTGACTGACCACATCAAACATGGGATGAGCATGGATGGACGCCAAAAAATGGGCAAAATCCTTGGGATGCCGCAGACGGTCCACATGCTTTTTAATGGAAAGCCCTTTCACAAATTTTTCAAATTCTTCCAGCTTGAAAGCATCCGGTTCTTCATGCACACGATAGATTTGGGGAATATGATTTTGCGCAAAATAAGTAGCCACAGCGACATTGGCGGCGATCATGAGTTCCTCGATAAGTAAATGGGCAAAGAACCTCTCCGTCTTGCTAATGGCCATCATTTGGCCGGCTTCATCATAAATAACTTTCGCTTCCGGCAAATCAAATTCAATGGCTCCCCTGTCCTTGCGAAGTTTGATGAGCAAATCGGCCACTTCCTTCATCGCCTTGATGCTTTCAATGATTTTGGGTTGAAAACGGGTTTGATGAAAATGGGAATCAAGCGCTTTTTGCACCTCGGTATAAGTCGCGCGATGCCAGCTGTTCATAACCGCTTCATACAAACGAACATGAAGCGGGGTGGCATCCGGGCCAAATTCAATTTCGCAACAGAGAACCAGCCGATCTTCATTGGGCCTTAAGCTGCAAAGATGGTTGGAAAGTTTTTCAGGAAGCATGGGCACACAGAAATCGGAAAAATAAACAGAGGTGCCACGCTTGAAGGCCTCGGCATTAAGTGGTTTCCCAAGCCTTACATAATGGGCCACATCGGCAATGCAAACATAGAGAAGATAATTTTTCCCTTTTTTGGTGGCATAAACAGCATCATCAAAATCACGGGCCGTTTCTCCGTCAATGGTGATAAGCGGAATTTTCCGCAAATCAATTCGTTTTAAAACTTCATGTTCATCAAGAGAATCACTTAATAATTTTGATTCGTGCTCAACGGCGGAGGGAAACTCGCGCTCGATGGCATGCTTGGCCAAAATGGAGGCGATTTCCGTGTTTTTTTCAAGGGGAGCCCCCAACACTTCAACCACCTGCCCCGTCATGGGGTTTGAAAAGGCCCCCGCATCATCAATTTCAACCAAAACCCGTTTGCCAACAAGGGACGATTTGAGATTTTTCCCCGAAACAACCATGACGATGTCGGTTGAATAATCATGGTTCACAACGAAAAAAACACGCCCCTTTTGTTCCAAGGTTCCGATCCAGCGTTTGCGGCCACGTTCGACAACCCGTAGAATGCGGCCTTCCCGGCGCAGATCACCCGGGGTCGCCCAAACATCCACTTCAACTTTATCATCGGGCAGCCCCCCGTTAATAAAGCGCGGAGGAATAAAAACATCGGGTTCATCGGGGTTATCAGGCAGAACAAAACCATACCCATCACGATGCAGTTTTAAGCTGCCGACAAGTTTTTTCTGGCTAGATTTTTCAGGTTTAGGTGAATGTATTTTTTTTTGACGAGAAAAATGGTGTTTTGATTTCATGATTTATGTGGAAGGCAAAAGTTGGTTTTTTTATACTTTGTATTAGCAGTCTGTTGATAAAGTCCCATTTCATGGTTCGACGGAGCTCACCATGTCCTATAGGTAATTGAAAAATAATGGACACCCTGCTTGCCCGCCTCTGGAGGGAGCTTGTCGAAGGGTCAATTTGAGTTTATCAACAGACTGTTAGTTTGTTCAACATTTGCTTTGCAAGTTTTCCTTCCGTGTATCGTGTATCGGAACAAATTTGCTACCGCAAATTTGTGCGCGAGGGGGGAATTGAACCCCCACAGCCTTGCGGCCGCTAGAACCTGAATCTAGTGCGTCTGCCAGTTCCGCCACTCGCGCTTTTTAAAAAAGTGGTTTTTCTTTATAGGATGGATCCTCGGGCAAATCAATTCTTAATTCAAAAGGCTACCGACACGCCAAATTCCTTGTCCCCCTTTAGGCGACTATGTTAAAAGAATTGGTTTCATGAGAAGGAAAAAATCAAATTCAAATGCAAGGCAGCTTACTAAATTGGTCAGGGGAATCATCTATGGCATCCTGGCTTTTTTTGTATTTCTTCTCATCAGTTTTACAGGTCTTATTGCCTACTATCGAAACGATCTTCCCAAACTAGACACTCTTCAAGACTACAATCCTCCCGTTGTTTCCGAAGTTTACGATAAAAACGAAAGCAAGATCGGCGAATTCTGGACGGAGAAAAGAATCTTGCTCAAACCGGAAGAACTTCCCAAAGTGGCCATTCAGGCTGTTGTGGCCGGTGAAGATGACCGGTTTTATGATCACAAGGGAATTGACTATTGGGGTATCGCCCGCGCCATGCTCGAAAACCTGAAAGCCGGCCACGTTGTCCAAGGGGGCTCCACCATCACCCAACAAGTCACCAAATCCCTTCTTTTGACTCGTGAACGCACCTTCGAACGCAAGATAAAAGAAGCCATGCTTGCCACCGAAATTGAAAAAAAATTCAGCAAGAATGAAATTTTATATCTTTATTTGAATCAGACATTCTTTGGGAACCGTGCCTACGGCATTGAAGCGGCAGCCCAAAATTATTTTCACAAATCAGCCAAGGAGCTAAACATTGCCGAGGCCGCCCTGATTGCAGGTTTGGCCAAGGCCCCTTCCACCTATTCCCCCCTGACCAATTCCAAAATGGCCAAAAACCGTCAGGAATACATTATCGACCGGATGTATGCCGTGGGCTATATCACCAAAGAACAAGCCAAAACAGCCAAACAGGCCCATCTTACCGTTTACAAGGCGGGCACAGACAAGGAATATAACAATCAATATGCCCCATGGTTTACCGAATATGTCCGCAGAACCATTCAGGCCAAATATGGCGAGCAGGTTCCCTATACTCATGGGCTTAAAATTTACACCACTCTTGATTTGAAAATGCAACAAGCTGCTGACAAAGCCGTTTCAAGAGGTTTGGCCGAATTAGATAAACGGGAGGGTTATTCTGGCCCATTGCAAAAACTCGACTCAGAAGACTCTATCCGTAATTTCACAAAAAAAGAACAACTACGCCTTACTCGTGAAAACCCAAACTGGGATTTTATGCACCCGCTTCCCGACGACGAAATCCTGAAAACAAAAGCTCCCTTAGCTCCCAACACTTACTATAAAGCGGTGGTCACAAAACTTGATTCTCAAGGGCAAACCGTAAATGTTTTGGTTGGAAATATTTCCGGTTTGATACGTGTCCACGACTACAAATGGGCCCGTAAGCGAAATCTCAACTCAGCAGGTTATGATGACGCCACCTATGTAAAAGATCCCAAGGGGACTTTTTACCAAGGAGATGTTATTTGGGTTAAATTAAAGGAACCTTCCGAAAAGGAATATCAGGAAAAGGGCTATGCCAAAGGACAAACCTACTTCAGCCTGGAACAAATTCCTGAAGCTGAAAGTGCCCTTTTTTCCTATGATCAACACACCGGGTTTGTCAAAGCCATGGTGGGAGGAAAAGATTTTTCAAAAAGTGAATACAACCGGGCGATGCAGGCCTTCAGGCAAACAGGCTCGGTTTTCAAACCCCTTTTATATTCAGCCGCCCTCGACAAAGGCTACACGCCTGAAACCATCATTGATGATTCTCCCATTTATTATGAATATCTCCCCGGAAAATTTTGGTCCCCTCAAAATTATGGAGGTGAATACAAGGGCCCCACTCCTTTCAGGAACGGGCTCGTTTTTTCGCGAAACATTGTTTCCGTACGTATTCTCATGGACATCGGTGTTGAATATATAGATGCCTATGCCCGAAAACTGGGAGTCGAGTCCCCCATTCAAAAATATTATGCCATGGCCTTGGGAGCCAACGACATGCGCCTTTTTGAAGTAAGCCGTGCCTTTGGAGTATTTGCAACAGGAGGTGTTTTGCCCGATCTTGTTTTTATCACCAAAATTGTTGATCGTTATGGAAATACACTTGAAGAATACGTTCCCAAGGAAAGAATCGCTTTTAATGCACAGCCAAAAAAGGAAGCTCCTGTCGTAAACCCTGCCCCTGACGACACCGCCGAACCTGTTAAAGTGAAAGTACAACTTGACCCGAACCGCTTGAAGGAAGGTGAGGAATGGATCAAAAAAGACAAACTCACCTTAAGTGATATCGAAAAACAAATACTTTACGGAAATTATATCCCCCAAGGATATGCCATTTCTCCAAAGACCGCTTACACCATGATGCATTTGATGAATGACGTCGTCAATTTTGGAACGGGATACAAAGTCAAAGAACTTAAAAGACCCGCCGCAGGAAAAACAGGAACCACCAATGAAGAATCGGACACATGGTTTGTCGGGTTTACCCCTGAACTATTTGCCGGGGTCTGGGTGGGTTTTGACCAGGTCAAAAAAATCGGTTCCCGTGAAACGGGCGGGAAAACCGCCGCTCCCATTTTTTTGTATTATATGCAAGAAGCTCTCAAAGATATTCCCGTGACCGAGTTTGTATATCCCAAAGAAGTTGAGCTTGAACAATTTGATGTCCCGCTGGGCGCAGGAACAGATGATGCTGAAGCCGGTGGCATGTCAAATACGGGAAGTGGTGCGGATTTTTTCATGCATGATTTTTAAATCGGGGGTTCCCCACCAAGATAAAATGAATTACACAACCATCATTCTTGCTGCAGGCATGGGAACTAGACTCCATCCTCTTACACTTAATAAACCCAAATGCCTTCTTGAAATAGCGGGAGAATCTTTTATTTCAAGGACCATTAAAACCTGTCTGAACCATCACATCAAAAAATTCATCATTGTCCTTGGTTTTGAGGCGGAACAGATTAGCCAACATATCCACAATACTTATCCAAACCTGCCCGTTCAGTTTGTCATCAATAAAAAATATAACGAAACCAATACGGGCTATTCCCTATTCCTGGCTTTAAAACAACTCACCGGATCTTTTGTCCTATTTGATGGCGACCTATTGTTTGATCCAAAACTTTTGAATCTTTGCCTTGAAACAGACTCCAAAAATGCCATGGTGACAGATATACGCATCGAGCGCCTGGATGAAGAAGCTCTTAAAGCACGCGCCAACGCAGACAATGCCATCATTGAGCTGGGGAAAAAAATTCCTTTATCCAAAGCCCATGGTGAGTTCATTGGTTTATGTCGTTTTTCAGAAAAAAATGCCCTCACTTTAAGATCAATGATGGAAACCACTTTTGCCAACTCTTCAAACAACCAGCTTTATTATGAGGATGTGATATCCAACTCGCTGGATAAATATGAAAAAGTGGCCCTTGTTCCCACAAAAGATTATCTATGGTCGGAAGTGGATACATTGGAAGATCTTGAACACATCCGATTAAATTGGAACCTTGCATGACAAACCAAAACATGACTTTTGAAAAATCCCTCAAGCCAGCGGCTGTTGAAGAATGGCTGGATGTCGTTTTTTACAGGAAACTGGCTCACAAGCTTGTTCCCCTTTTCATTAAATTAAAATTTTCTCCAAACATGATATCGGGTTTAAGCCTGGCTAGTGGGTTATTAGCCTCACTTTTTGTTTTTCATGAGCATTTCTGGGCTTCCGCCCTTTGCATGGTCATGGCCATCATTTTTGATTGCAGTGACGGCCAGGTAGCCAGGC of the Deltaproteobacteria bacterium GWA2_45_12 genome contains:
- a CDS encoding MazF family transcriptional regulator; the protein is MKRGDLYRVYKPGKQDPKKFRVFVIVSRNTLLGSQFSTCICAPVYSRYDGLSTQVAIGTEEGLKHSSSIHCDELVSLPKSSLTHFIGSLSPEIMEELNSSLKIALAVE
- a CDS encoding chorismate mutase translates to MSEKIDQYRNKIDSIDDQILKLLSKRGECALAIGKLKGKEGAAIHVPAREKNIFDRLIQTNPGPYKPEGIQSIFREIISATRAVEAPVRVAFLGPEATFTHMAAVKYFGSSSQMLPVKSIQAIFEDVEKGHSDYGVVPIENSSEGVVSHTLDMFANSNLKVCGEMVLRVSHHLLSHETDLNAIKVVYSHPQALAQCRNWLANHLPHVVLKETESTAMAAKLAAEENGVAAIASEIAASVYQLPVLEQSIQDQTQNYTRFLVIGTHAAGKTGGDKTSILFVARDEVGALYKILGPLAKAKVNLSKIESRPLKKKAWEYMFFVDLDGHAEDKRIAKALEEVKKRCSIFKILGSYPKSAVVA
- a CDS encoding ribonuclease R; protein product: MKSKHHFSRQKKIHSPKPEKSSQKKLVGSLKLHRDGYGFVLPDNPDEPDVFIPPRFINGGLPDDKVEVDVWATPGDLRREGRILRVVERGRKRWIGTLEQKGRVFFVVNHDYSTDIVMVVSGKNLKSSLVGKRVLVEIDDAGAFSNPMTGQVVEVLGAPLEKNTEIASILAKHAIEREFPSAVEHESKLLSDSLDEHEVLKRIDLRKIPLITIDGETARDFDDAVYATKKGKNYLLYVCIADVAHYVRLGKPLNAEAFKRGTSVYFSDFCVPMLPEKLSNHLCSLRPNEDRLVLCCEIEFGPDATPLHVRLYEAVMNSWHRATYTEVQKALDSHFHQTRFQPKIIESIKAMKEVADLLIKLRKDRGAIEFDLPEAKVIYDEAGQMMAISKTERFFAHLLIEELMIAANVAVATYFAQNHIPQIYRVHEEPDAFKLEEFEKFVKGLSIKKHVDRLRHPKDFAHFLASIHAHPMFDVVSQVLLRSMKQASYSPKNKGHFGLALRNYAHFTSPIRRYPDLLVHRQLKTLLHSSKEGVVSYSPKHVSKPEIKRHGAAKLLSVEDLEGMAAQSSRREREAMEAEREMFDLYRVWFMEKYVDNVFEGKVRRIVKFGLFVELIPHFVEGLLHVRDMSDDFYIYDEKHIRFVGRKRRKSFGVGDKVRVFIKETSVADRMVYLGMEKRHTSSV